A stretch of the Bacillota bacterium genome encodes the following:
- the hslU gene encoding ATP-dependent protease ATPase subunit HslU has product MEELTPREIVAELEKYIVGQEKAKRAVAIAMRNRYRRRRLPEDLQEEVLPKNILMIGPTGVGKTEIARRIARLAKAPFIKVEATKFTEVGYVGRDAESMVRDLVEVSLRQVKAEKMLEVQDRAKEMAQQRLLDILAPLPQRSKGFGLPNIFGFSGPRNPDTEENYQIKLEEAQAKRREVERALKFGEMENVVIEVELEDNSAPMLEVFSGAGVEEMGINFQDIFGEFLPKKTRKRKTTVAKARTLLAQEEAAKLLNMDEVTAEAVSRAENMGIIFLDEIDKIAGREGSLGPDVSREGVQRDILPIVEGCTVNTKYGPVKTDHILFIAAGAFHVSKPSDLIPELQGRFPIRVELDTLTEEDFRRILTEPSNALLRQYKALLATEGIQLEFTEDGIGEIARLAVLVNERTENIGARRLHTVLERLLEDVSFRAEELMGQTVVIDRDYVAQNLADVVTDRDLSRFIL; this is encoded by the coding sequence ATGGAGGAGTTGACCCCTAGAGAGATTGTAGCTGAACTGGAAAAGTACATCGTTGGCCAGGAAAAGGCTAAGCGGGCAGTGGCCATTGCGATGCGCAATCGATATCGGCGGCGTCGCTTACCTGAAGATCTCCAGGAGGAGGTCTTGCCCAAAAACATTCTCATGATTGGTCCCACTGGCGTGGGTAAGACAGAAATTGCCCGACGCATAGCCAGGCTGGCCAAGGCGCCCTTTATCAAGGTGGAGGCCACCAAGTTCACTGAAGTTGGATACGTTGGCAGGGACGCAGAATCAATGGTCAGAGATCTGGTAGAGGTTTCGCTGCGCCAGGTCAAGGCAGAAAAAATGCTTGAGGTACAAGACAGGGCTAAAGAGATGGCCCAGCAGCGGCTATTAGATATTTTGGCCCCCCTTCCGCAGCGCTCCAAGGGTTTTGGACTACCTAATATCTTTGGGTTTTCCGGTCCCAGGAACCCCGACACCGAGGAGAATTACCAGATCAAACTGGAAGAGGCCCAGGCCAAGCGCAGAGAAGTGGAGCGGGCTTTGAAATTCGGTGAAATGGAAAATGTCGTCATTGAGGTAGAGCTTGAAGACAATAGTGCGCCGATGCTTGAGGTGTTTTCCGGAGCCGGAGTTGAGGAAATGGGGATCAATTTCCAGGATATATTCGGCGAATTTCTCCCCAAGAAGACCCGCAAGCGGAAGACGACGGTAGCTAAGGCTCGCACTTTGCTGGCGCAGGAGGAAGCCGCCAAGCTGCTCAACATGGATGAAGTGACGGCGGAGGCCGTGTCCAGGGCCGAGAACATGGGCATTATCTTTCTCGATGAAATCGATAAAATCGCGGGCCGAGAAGGAAGCTTGGGGCCCGATGTCTCCCGGGAAGGGGTACAGAGGGACATCTTGCCCATTGTGGAAGGCTGCACTGTGAACACCAAGTACGGCCCAGTCAAAACGGATCATATTTTGTTTATCGCAGCGGGAGCTTTTCACGTTTCCAAACCCTCGGACTTGATTCCTGAGCTGCAGGGTCGCTTCCCAATCAGGGTTGAACTGGACACCCTGACAGAGGAGGACTTCCGCCGCATCTTGACGGAACCCAGCAATGCCCTCCTTAGGCAGTATAAAGCCCTGCTGGCCACCGAGGGCATTCAACTTGAGTTCACCGAAGACGGAATCGGTGAAATTGCCCGACTGGCGGTTCTAGTTAATGAGCGTACAGAAAATATTGGGGCCCGCCGCCTGCACACAGTGCTAGAACGGCTCCTAGAGGATGTGTCCTTCCGAGCTGAGGAGTTGATGGGTCAGACAGTGGTGATTGACCGGGACTATGTGGCCCAGAATTTGGCCGATGTGGTCACCGACCGAGATCTAAGCCGCTTTATCCTCTAG
- the flgB gene encoding flagellar basal body rod protein FlgB has product MFEITSALGRVLDALSVRQSVLSDNIANVNTPGFKRSDVDFREVARQAFAELEKTSPHRGQRASQGPIRVVQDRTSTMRNDGNNVDIEREMVLLEETALRYNTIAEYVSRRLRDLRTVIDAGRR; this is encoded by the coding sequence ATGTTTGAGATTACTTCTGCCCTAGGTAGGGTGCTCGATGCTTTGTCTGTAAGACAGTCGGTGCTTTCCGATAATATCGCTAATGTCAATACACCGGGGTTTAAGCGCAGCGATGTAGATTTTCGAGAGGTGGCCCGGCAAGCCTTCGCTGAATTGGAGAAAACCTCCCCCCATCGAGGACAGCGAGCTTCGCAGGGACCTATTAGGGTGGTTCAAGATCGGACAAGCACCATGCGTAACGACGGAAACAACGTTGATATCGAGCGAGAGATGGTCCTCTTGGAGGAAACGGCTTTGCGTTACAATACCATCGCTGAATATGTATCCCGCCGATTGCGGGACCTTCGTACGGTGATCGATGCAGGGAGGCGGTAA
- the fliE gene encoding flagellar hook-basal body complex protein FliE: MTLPINLTITETAGVFPSSTKSDAVIEKADRSFSQMLREAINEVNELQHKADEAIMAFAQGEDIEIHSVMLAVEHASLAMNYLLAVHTRLLQAYQDVMRMQI; this comes from the coding sequence ATGACCCTTCCCATTAATCTGACAATAACGGAAACAGCTGGGGTTTTCCCTTCTTCTACCAAATCCGATGCGGTGATCGAGAAAGCTGACAGATCATTTTCCCAGATGCTCCGCGAGGCGATTAATGAGGTCAATGAGCTGCAGCACAAGGCGGATGAGGCGATCATGGCCTTTGCCCAAGGTGAGGATATTGAAATTCATTCAGTAATGCTAGCGGTAGAGCATGCCTCCTTAGCGATGAACTATCTTTTGGCTGTGCACACCCGATTGTTACAGGCCTATCAGGATGTCATGCGGATGCAAATATAA
- the flgC gene encoding flagellar basal body rod protein FlgC has product MGVFLTLSISGSGLTAERLRMDLIADNLANVNTTRTEDGGAFRRKMAVFEPRRVSGAKPGQQATQGVRVQQIVTQPGPGKMVYDPDHPHANAEGYVEYPNINVVSEMVDMISATRAYEANITAINAAKAMATKALEIGRG; this is encoded by the coding sequence ATGGGTGTGTTTCTGACTTTGAGTATTAGCGGCTCTGGTTTGACTGCAGAGCGACTACGAATGGATTTAATTGCCGACAACTTGGCCAATGTCAATACCACTCGCACCGAAGACGGCGGGGCCTTTCGCAGGAAAATGGCGGTTTTCGAGCCCAGAAGGGTATCGGGCGCCAAACCGGGACAACAGGCTACTCAGGGAGTTAGGGTGCAGCAAATTGTCACTCAACCAGGGCCCGGAAAAATGGTTTACGATCCCGATCATCCCCATGCCAACGCTGAAGGGTACGTGGAGTATCCCAACATTAACGTGGTTTCGGAGATGGTCGATATGATTTCCGCCACTAGGGCCTATGAGGCTAATATCACAGCGATCAATGCGGCCAAGGCGATGGCTACCAAGGCACTGGAGATCGGGCGGGGCTAG
- the fliF gene encoding flagellar M-ring protein FliF has product MGELFTKTRDQLLSIWNGLPRSRRIIIASVGVLVFVAILAIALLAGRKQWRPLYSQLRPEYAGEVMSYLRDNAIPYSVGEDGATIFVPEDRLHEVRLDLASQGLPRGGVVGMELWDRTAIGETEFDRRVKYIRALQGELTRTILQIESVASARVHIVLPEHSLFSQSERPATASVLLERKPGAEITTEQVRAIAHLMATSVDGLVAENVTIVDERGLVLSDVLHRPANALSGSEGVLSRFEIERAFERDLEVRVQAMLERVFGYGNVALRVSADLNLDRQEEVFEIYEPVVDDAGLVLTEQESRESYTGLAGSAGGVAGVASNVPGYAEMDLSQVGEYSRQDASRSYVVNRKSAQVVRAPGQVERLTVAVWLNSDLPPARLAMVEQMVAAAVGLQPERGDTVTVDVMEFDPSPMMAMAGDLVATPDYVLLSHWIWYVAAAVLLLLLWMGWRRRRRALAPGGDTPVVDVVVDDNLEDELAVPRLERQPHKSLEAILEIANEEPDVVAALLRAWMDEE; this is encoded by the coding sequence GTGGGAGAGTTATTTACCAAGACACGGGATCAACTGTTATCAATTTGGAATGGTCTGCCAAGAAGCCGGCGGATCATTATTGCAAGTGTCGGGGTGTTGGTCTTTGTAGCTATCTTGGCCATAGCCCTTCTTGCTGGTCGCAAACAATGGAGACCACTATACAGTCAGCTTCGTCCGGAATACGCCGGAGAAGTGATGTCCTATTTAAGGGACAATGCTATTCCCTATTCCGTAGGAGAAGACGGGGCGACCATTTTCGTGCCCGAGGATCGCCTGCATGAGGTTAGGCTGGATCTGGCCAGTCAGGGATTACCCCGTGGCGGCGTGGTCGGCATGGAACTGTGGGATAGGACGGCGATTGGCGAAACAGAGTTTGACCGCAGGGTTAAGTACATCCGAGCGTTACAGGGAGAGTTGACGAGGACGATTCTCCAGATTGAATCTGTAGCCAGCGCCCGGGTTCATATTGTGCTACCAGAGCACTCCCTGTTCTCTCAATCGGAAAGACCGGCCACGGCTTCCGTCTTGCTGGAAAGAAAACCCGGTGCAGAGATTACCACGGAACAGGTGCGGGCCATTGCCCATCTCATGGCCACCAGTGTCGACGGCCTCGTAGCGGAGAACGTAACTATTGTTGATGAACGGGGGCTGGTGCTCTCGGACGTGTTACATCGACCTGCCAACGCCTTGAGCGGCAGCGAAGGTGTACTCAGCCGCTTTGAGATCGAAAGGGCCTTTGAAAGGGACCTGGAGGTCCGGGTTCAAGCTATGCTGGAAAGGGTATTTGGCTATGGCAACGTTGCCCTGCGGGTCAGTGCCGACCTGAACCTGGATCGGCAAGAAGAGGTCTTCGAGATCTATGAACCGGTGGTCGATGATGCGGGACTGGTGCTTACAGAGCAGGAGTCCCGGGAGTCCTACACCGGTCTGGCCGGTTCTGCCGGTGGTGTTGCCGGGGTGGCCAGCAATGTGCCGGGATACGCGGAGATGGACTTGAGCCAAGTAGGTGAGTACAGTCGACAGGATGCTTCCCGCAGCTATGTGGTGAATCGCAAGAGCGCGCAGGTAGTGCGGGCTCCAGGGCAAGTAGAGCGATTAACGGTGGCAGTTTGGCTGAACAGTGATCTTCCGCCGGCGCGACTGGCGATGGTGGAGCAGATGGTGGCAGCGGCGGTAGGGTTGCAGCCGGAACGGGGTGACACCGTTACCGTTGACGTGATGGAATTCGATCCATCGCCGATGATGGCGATGGCCGGTGATTTGGTGGCAACGCCTGATTATGTCCTGCTTTCCCATTGGATTTGGTACGTTGCTGCTGCTGTCTTGTTGCTGTTGCTGTGGATGGGATGGCGGAGAAGAAGACGAGCCCTGGCGCCCGGTGGGGATACACCGGTAGTCGATGTTGTCGTTGACGATAACTTGGAGGATGAATTGGCGGTGCCGCGGCTAGAGCGACAGCCTCACAAGTCCCTTGAGGCCATTCTCGAGATTGCCAACGAGGAACCCGACGTTGTCGCGGCTTTGCTCCGGGCTTGGATGGATGAGGAGTAG